One window of Candidatus Omnitrophota bacterium genomic DNA carries:
- a CDS encoding nucleotide pyrophosphohydrolase, whose protein sequence is MKKPEITLQEIKTRIKQFVKERDWEQYHSPKNLSMSIAIEAAELMEHFQWLTIEESHKLLKDKKKRIEIEDELADIAIYVLDFCNLFSIDIEKSIVRKLDKTARKYPSHIVKGKSHKYTYYKKLKKK, encoded by the coding sequence ATGAAAAAGCCAGAAATCACCCTCCAAGAAATTAAAACCCGCATTAAACAATTTGTTAAGGAGCGAGATTGGGAGCAGTACCATTCCCCTAAAAACCTTTCTATGTCTATAGCTATTGAAGCTGCTGAGCTTATGGAACATTTCCAGTGGCTTACTATCGAAGAATCGCATAAATTGTTAAAGGATAAAAAGAAGCGTATAGAAATTGAAGATGAACTTGCCGATATAGCAATTTATGTTTTAGATTTCTGCAACCTGTTTAGTATCGATATAGAAAAAAGTATTGTCAGGAAGTTAGATAAAACCGCAAGGAAATATCCATCCCACATAGTCAAAGGCAAGTCGCATAAATATACCTATTACAAGAAATTAAAGAAGAAGTAG
- a CDS encoding helix-turn-helix transcriptional regulator — protein sequence MGNEFGNKIKKKRIHLELSLRKVCESVCNEDGKPISVSYLNDIEQGYRKPPTGKIVIQLATTLKIDPQELLNLAGKADPIIEDMASKDAKVGVLFRKIAEHFERDPSIIDRLNDGLNKENEKKK from the coding sequence ATGGGTAATGAATTTGGGAATAAAATAAAAAAGAAGCGGATTCACTTGGAGTTAAGTTTACGTAAAGTGTGTGAATCCGTTTGTAATGAAGACGGAAAACCTATATCAGTATCATACCTTAATGATATTGAGCAAGGGTACCGTAAGCCACCAACTGGGAAGATAGTTATTCAGTTGGCTACTACATTGAAGATTGACCCTCAAGAATTACTTAATTTGGCTGGGAAGGCTGATCCGATCATTGAGGATATGGCAAGTAAGGATGCAAAAGTAGGTGTTTTATTTCGTAAAATCGCTGAACATTTTGAACGCGATCCAAGTATTATTGATCGACTTAATGATGGGTTAAATAAGGAGAATGAAAAGAAGAAATGA
- a CDS encoding ImmA/IrrE family metallo-endopeptidase, with protein MMRWEDDPQSPYGCRLVCTGIDIDEAMEERYLKFYHGTCDIDHPALDIERFIDESLRSEHIEYEPEATDLPSNVLGITQFNSDGSRLIRINSGLYRQRNLLLKKGRFRFTCAHESFHAIFHTRLFRKGGRLICSGQHVREDMVESTPTPGDFTEWQANRGAAALLMPRLIFIENVKRIRGVSGSANTDILVQNLSTRFDVSKKSVQIRLQTLRLTIPRDDDMVLENDGIDSYIDKRER; from the coding sequence ATGATGAGATGGGAAGATGATCCGCAAAGCCCATATGGGTGCCGGTTAGTCTGTACTGGTATTGATATTGATGAAGCGATGGAGGAAAGGTACTTGAAATTTTACCATGGCACCTGCGATATCGATCACCCAGCCCTGGATATTGAACGTTTTATTGATGAAAGCTTGAGGAGTGAACATATTGAGTATGAACCCGAAGCCACTGATCTTCCGAGCAACGTTTTAGGAATAACTCAGTTCAATTCAGATGGTTCTCGTCTCATTAGAATAAACTCTGGATTATATCGTCAACGGAATTTATTATTGAAAAAGGGGCGTTTTCGATTTACGTGTGCACATGAAAGTTTTCATGCAATTTTCCATACCCGGCTTTTTCGGAAAGGTGGCCGTTTGATATGTTCTGGTCAGCATGTTCGGGAGGATATGGTTGAGTCGACCCCAACGCCAGGTGATTTTACTGAGTGGCAGGCGAATCGTGGCGCAGCGGCCTTGTTGATGCCGCGTTTGATTTTTATAGAAAATGTTAAACGGATCCGTGGGGTATCAGGAAGTGCTAATACTGATATTTTGGTACAAAATCTATCAACCCGGTTCGATGTTTCTAAAAAATCAGTGCAAATTAGGTTACAGACGTTAAGGCTGACGATACCACGTGATGATGATATGGTTCTTGAAAATGATGGTATTGACAGCTACATAGATAAAAGAGAAAGGTAA